The sequence agaggtcGTCGGCAAAGAAAATTAAAGCCCAGAAAGCTTAGCCAATACCAACATATCTGAAGAAAAAGTAAATAACTGTTCTTTGCTGTAAATGTGAGCTTGAGGGACGTTTCCCTCATATggtacaaatacaataaattgcTTTATTGGCTGTTTATGTGTTGACACGTCAGAATGATCTTTTCCATTCTGCAAACTGGCTCAGTTTGCAGAATGGAAAAGATAATTTATTAATATGAGTCCAATTGTTACGAGTTAAAAGTAGAAGTTCTTCTTCGTTGCTGTCAACCGTATTTGCTGGTTATAATCGTTACATTGTGCAGCTGAAACACAAGGTACCGCATTGATAGATGTATACTCTACACACGCTTAGGGATCACAAGAGCTTCTTCATTAGGCTCTAAGGCTCAGGGTGAGTATGTTTTCACTACAGTAGCCCTGCCTTCCCCATCCCCTCCACATATCCACCACagccctcctctctgtctcctgcaGCCGGCTGACTCAAGCTAACACTTTCAGCTCCTGTATTAAGAATTTACCAACATGTCTGGTTCTATTTACGGGTCCTCTCGAATGTCTCCTCTTACCTCTGGTGCTGCTTCAGGTCGCTGATGTGGATCCTTTTTGCAATGCATTGTAACACTTTAGAAAAGGGGccacaaaataacaaaacaaggccgaatttgtatttattttggtctCAAAGTCCATTCCACTCCATCCCCTGTTTTAAAGTGTTACCATCAagtaaagcattttttttaaagttcatgtATTTGGGtaacatttcatgtttttactgGGTGTggcaaaaaataagaaaaaaaacatcttatcTAAACTAAATCTTACTGCAAATAGACGTCTGTGGCTTTTCATGGCGGATTCTCATTTGTTGTGTCAGAACCCGGGTTTACATTTCTGGTTTAAGGTGTGATGTACTCTAAACATTGAAAgcactttttttcattttccccTGCTTTCACCACTCTGGTTTATGGTCTGTGGCTCTTCATTTTTTCTGTTTGGGTTTCTGTCTCCGCAGGCGACGAGCTGGGAAGAACCAGAGTGCCAACGCCATACGAGTACGTACGGAACGGCTGCCACCGTTTTCGTGTTCACGGTGACGCCGCTAGCTTCGGGAAACTGTGCCGAAAGCTTTTTGTTTAAATGCTGCTGGAAGTGTgactcgtctctctctctctctctctctctctcgctctctcagaCTGACGAACAACGACCTTCTGTCTCTGGACCCGTTCGGCCCGACTCTCGCggcaggctcctcctcctccgtgtcctcATCAACAGGTGATCCCTAACACCTCATTGCTGTGCACGTATATATATTCAGACTTTACTGTTTTATCTACACTCCGTCCCTCCAACCAGTAAGAGGTTCCCGTCATTCCTCTGGAGTTGTAATCCTTAAGATTTACGTCCTGGTTAATTTGGGGAGCCCCGTGGTTACAGGTGGAGACAGCCGATGACATGTTTGACGGTGCggtcaaaaaacatttaaaggatCCGCTGACCGATAACGCAGGAAATTATATAAACTACTATAAAGAGAAGGATGTAAACGCATTAAGTAGACAGTACAGACAAATAATGCAGACCAGAGACGgaatcttctctctctctctctctctgtgcattaTGTAGTCTCCCCTTCCCTCTCTGAGTTACTCAGTTGGGAGCCTTTCCCCTCAAGGGGTCAGTCCCCGATGGAGGAACTGACCCCTTGAGGTCAACAGAATATTCAACCACAGGGAATTAAAACGGCcgcttttgtctttttttttcggtCCTTTTTCTCCagtcttgttctccttctgtttcatacaGAGAGTTTGTTTTCATCCTTGTTTTAGGCGTTGATGGAGCGACCGCCACGGCTTTACGTGCATGACACCAGTGTTTAAACAGAGTGACATCAGCGCTGACCCATTGCCTGGGCTAAGCGTAATCCACCGTTAATTGGCACCTCGTCGAGGTCAGAGGGACGGCTATAAAGCCCACTGGCACGTCTGTTGTCAAACATTGTCTCGTTACTGTCAAAGGTCTCGGCTTAAAAGTCAAAAGAGCATCGTAGAGTGCCCTGATTAAGATACGCTGATGGAAATTAACAGCCTGTTAAATCTCTCTGTGTACAGTGGAGCAGGATCCCAATGCACACATGACACGTTGAACCAGTCTCGTCCGTGAGCGATTAAACCGATTAAACTCTCACTGAATGAAGCAAcggttgtaaaataaatgtgtcaagatgttttttcttttttattattattgatttgttttgtacATCTGTTTGacatattgttttggttttattacGGTGTCACTGAGTTGGAGTCACGTtgatgtttcattgttttcttttatttatttacgtgAACCTTTCTCGTTAGACCTCGCCTCTATCTTCCTTTCAatccctccatctccatcttttctGAGGAATGACTCAGACGTCTTTCTGCCAGAGGCCTCAGGTAAAATGTGTGTTCATGAGACAGTGATCTCAATTAAAAAACCCCTTCGCACAACTCGAAGCATTCATCATCTCCTGTTTTGCATGTTATTTCTGTTATTTCTTTCTGCACGTGAACATTGTGTGAGATTCAGACCGACTTCTAGTTTTATTCTCCGGAAGTGTGTCCTTGTGCGTGTTGAATCCGGGTCATCGCTTTGCACATTTATTGCTGCAAAGAGGTTCGATTTTGGTTTAAAATAAGCATTTCTGTAAAAGTATTATACCTTACTAACTATGCAGAGTGTGCATGTGGTTTTAGGTTTGTGTGAGAGCAAGAAAAATATGTCGTAGTTGTAGACGCTAACTGAAGATGTAATAATATCTAACGTTATTATCTGGCAATCAGCAATGCAATGGGCATGATTTTGAAAAACAAGTTGAGAACATTATAATATATCCACGCAGGACAAATCGTTCACATTAATGCTTCATTGGTGTTAAAACAATGCTGCAGAACTTTTGGATTtgtctgaaaatgtttttatgttttacgCTGcttaacaaaacacacatattttaacCCCAGAAACCATTAATGTAAGTTGTGAGAGAGCCCCAGTCACCCTCCCACCTCACATGATAAACGGGTGTGTGAGAGCGTGCGCATGCAGATGCACTATTGTTGTGTCGCAATATTTGTTCATACATTTGAGGTATGATGGTGGTACAACGACGATATGTCGCTGCGCCCTGTTGCGGACGCGTTTTTTTGAATATGCTTTGTGTTGCCCGATGTCTGATCTGCATTTGTCATATTTATCGCCTCCTGTCGATCACAtcgccccctcccctcctcccctcctcccctcctcctcccccctgtcaGCTGAGGCGGTGACACAACGGGAACGCCCTCCTCCCCTGGCAGAGAGCCAACAATCCAAAGATGTGTCCTCTTTCTCCtcgtccacatcctctccctgGGACTCGCCAGAAACCCCCTTCCAAACACTCAAGCCCGAGCCAGCGAGGGCCCGCAGCGCCCCCATCACCCTGCCCACCGAGCCCATTGACCCCGTCAAAAGCCCGGCCGCCGCCAGCCCGCCGAAGAGCGGCAACGccgtctcctctgtgtcctcggTGTCCTGGTCCCAGAGCCAGTGGATCGCCTTCAGTGATAATTTGGCTCCGGCTCGCCGCCGGGGCTCGGAGCCTCCGGCGAAGAATCCCCAGGGGCCTCAGTCCGGCTCCGGCAGGTCGTGTTGCCTCCTCTCCGATGAGTCCGCCGAGGCCTTCTGCAAAGCGGCGGGCGGCGGAGGAGACGGCAACCCCTGTTTCTCTGGCGTCTTCTCTGGGATTACAGATAGGGCGATGGCAGCAGCTCCATCAAGCAAAATATTCAATGGTAACATTATTACTGATGCTAGAGACATGTTTTATGCCTGAGGTTTggagttttatatttttttattttgtgcaagTCTGTTTTGCTTTTTCTTGAGATAAATGCTTCTCTAACTCACTGCCTGGTTTGCAAcatgttttgtctgagtttattttgttttttttggaatgttttacTCCTATTGTTGTTACCTGTTACAGTTTTGCTATTATGATTTTTAAACCACAGGTCCCTAATGCATGATGCGTCTTCTTTACTTCAGCACAGTGTGCACCCGGTTTGTTTGTACCCGATGCCGGTGCTGTTTACTGCCACTAACCAGTAAAACCTGCACGTGTTTCTCCGCGCAGTGCCAGTACCAAACCGACCGACGACCCCGCTGACAGCCGGGGGCCTGGTGcccccgccccgcccctcctccagGCCCAAACTCCCCACCGGAAAACTCACAGGCATCAATGAGATTGTGAGCAATTGCAGTCGAAATCACCCGCAGAATACGTGCTCACGCAACACACGGCCACACTCGGCTAACGTCTGTGACTCGCTTCGCTCAGGTACGGCCGTTCAGCCCGCCCAAGACGTCCAACGCCAGCCCTCCTCCTGCTGCGCCTCTCGCCCGGGCGGagagctcctcctccttgtcctcgaATGCCTCGCTCAGCGCGGGCAACACCCCCACCGTtggtaagccccccccccctccagtgtCTTATTACAATAAATGTCTCCTTTTATATCAGCTCTTCACCAACTTGCCACacatcttccttttttttttttatctctgcaacacaatgtgctgtgtttcctcctctgtccctcttccctcccttccttccttccttccttcctggaCTCCTCTGCTTACAGGAGCCGAGTACACCTttgctctccccctctcctccccagaGCCAGagctgctctccctctcacctTTCTTTCTGCTCAGCCAAAGTGAGTGCGCCTTCTCCAAACTCCGGTATCCTCCTTTCCCCCCCACGGTCatcacctccaccctgcataCATTTCACCGACGTCCTCATTGGGGCCCCGTTAGCGCTTCGTCTATCTCACATCGGCTTCGTCAGCTCAGGGCTCACCTGCCACAAACACATTTAGGACTTGCAACTGTGCTCGCCATCACCTCTCcctcacatgtgtgtgttctctggctctgtttatctcctcctctgcttttaTGCCCGTTTTTAAATTTGGCGTAAAGAGGACGATGTGTTCGTAGCGAAGCTGCCTACCTTTGAGAAGCGGTGTGAAACACCAGCAGGTACGGGGGAAGCTCATACAAGAGGACTCTCCTCTGTGTTTAACTCAAACTAACAGCGGTCTGTTGGACGGGCTGGATGGACAACTGGTTTATCTTGCTTTGCAGTgatctcgctctctctcttgtttGCTCTCCATATTCACCTTTTCAGCAGCATCAGCTCCTAACATTATAAGGATTGTATGGTCAAAATAATGGCGTCGTGAATGTCTTTTGTcgacttttattttaatatgcCGTCTGAGGTAATGCCTGCCTGTCTACTTATAATGTGAACTAAAGCAGATGTAAGCATGATCTACTCTTAAAAAAAAGCGGAGCATATTTTTCTTCATATGTAAGATAACAATGTACTGATTTGCAATGTGTGAATTGTCCGACGTCATTAAAATGCAATAATTCAGATATTCTAAATTAGGTAACGCCTCTTTGCACGATCGAGCCTCTGGACCAGCTGAGTCAACAGACCTCCAACTCTGTGCCTTTCTCGTTCTCAGGGACGTCTCGCGGCCCCAGCCCTGTGACCTTGGCATCCCTGGATGCTTTGCCCATTGCCGTGGCCTTCACAGAATCGGTTAATGCTTACTTCAAAGGAGCTGATCCCACTAAGTGAGTCTCACATGACCTCCTGCTGCTcgaaggccccccccccccccgaccatGGACCTGCACACATTTTTGTCCATATTTGAAACTGCAACACATATGACGTTATGAGAGACGCAGTTCGTGGCGTTGGCCTCGGCTCttcggttgtgtgtgtgtgtgtgtgtgtgtgtgtgtgtgtgtgtgtgtgtgtgtgtgtgtgcgcgtgtgtcgctccctctctcgcccCTTGCATGTGTGGAATGTTTTTGCGTTGGTCTGACACCATTCTTTCAGAGTGGATAACCTACGCGGGGGCAGATTATAGTCTGGGGCCGAGAAAACATACAGCCGTTTATTGGTTAACTGCTGTTAAATTGCCGCTGTGCAAAAAGGCTTATTTTTGCAGGGATTAGTGAATGGAACATTTCATAAGCGATGCAGCGGAGACACGGTGCAAAGGTTGAGACCCGCTGTGGGCCGTTACCGCCGAGGCCAACCCCAACTGAATGGAGAAACTTGATTTATATCAGACTGTAAAAGAATacagatgtacagtatattcagaAAAGGGGGGAATGGAGACACCTGCAACCATAAGCCGGTGTGTTTCGATTCATAAAGGTGTCCAATGTAGCACTTTACTCAGTTTTAGTGGTAAAAAGATCAGTCgagcaaacattttaattaagttAGACTAATTGTTGAAGTCGGTCTCtgcttccagcttctcaaatgtgatgaTTTCATACTTGTCTCTACTGTTTATCATTGATTATgcaatggaatataatatatgGATGTTAAGAATACCCAATGCATATTATAAAAtacccaaaaaatagaaaaacacagTGCAGATAGGAGGGTTTTCCCCACTTTCCCTGGATCATTTTGCAGAGAGGAGGTTTTTCACTTTATCCATCAATATTTCGGACTgttggtcaaacaaaacaagtgaACTGAAGACATAAAACTAAGGCGTTTCACAGTTTTTTGACATTTGATTAAAGCTTTCCTTTTGGGGGTCCCTGTGGACTGAAGTGGTCgtgtttctgagcaccagagtcccttttTAGAAAACCACTCATGTCCTGGTTCTGGATCTCTCCCCCGCCGCCCTTccttcataaccagttaaaaacTAACTTGAACAAAACCATTATCGAAGTCATAATTCCTAACACTCCTCAGGTGCATCGTGAAGATCACGGGAGACATGACCCTTTCGTTCCCCATGGGCATCATCAAGGTGTTCACCACCAACCCCTCCCCGGCCGTGCTCACCTTCAAGCTGAAGAACACCAGCCGGTTGGAGCAGATTTTGCCCAACCAACAGCTGCTGTACAGGTGAGCCGTCCGGAGCCGAGTTACACAACGGGCTGCCTCCCCGAGTGCAAAAGGGCTTCGCAGAGACGATGAGTTGATAActtgtcgggggggggggggggggggggtgttaaaTGAAAGCGGGATATTATGGAGGCGTTAATTCGGAGGGGGGGTGAGAATGGAGGAAATGTCGTCTGCGTCAGTTGGAGGAAAATTCAATTAGTAATCTGACATAAAACCATCGTTAGGCTGTCTGGGAAGTATTTTCCACCAGACTTTTTAACGGCCAGGTTCCCAGCAGCCCGTGTCTCTTCTGAAATGCATAACGCcctgcagagagcagagagcagcaCACCTCATATAACATCTGTTTCATTTATCATGTCGCCTCTCACCTCTTTAGTCTCAGTCGAAGCTGTTTAATGTAGATTTGACCTCACGGGCAGCGGTGCGAGTTTCAAATGCGCTTTTTTGAAACAAcgacttttttttataaaacaaattatatttgacgattatatatattatattatatattcttttctctccctctctgttatCCCAAGACCACACGGTTGGACTAATTGAATCAAATGGAATTCATGATTTAGTAGCTGGTTTGGATATAACAGGGTCATTTTTTCCAAGCTATTGGAGCTTTGCACACAAAGCCAGGAAGAAGCAATGAATAATTGAGCCTCTGATTATTccttgtgtatgtgtatgtgcatgtgtgtgtgtgtgtgtgtgtgtgtgtcttcctgctGTTTTTACTTTCTATCTAGTGATCCTTCCCAAAGTGACTCAAATTCCAAGGACTTCTGGTTCAACATGCAAGCGCTGACGTCCTACCTCAGGAAATCTTCAGATCAGAATCCTACAGCTTCCTATTATAATGTGGACGTCCTAAAATACCAGGTCAGTCGAGTCGAGAACAATAATCCAGATAAAATAACTggaggcaaagaaaaaaaaaaaaaggttcaaaaatagtttgaaccttgtaGTCTTTTCCTgccacacacatcctcacaatCTTTGGAATTAATTCGTGGTCACTAACTGGCTTCAGAATTGAGTTTACTACTTCTAAAACCGTGCTGTAGTCTGGATTAAACCTCAGCTAAATGCTGAACGCCTGCAGCCTCACACGCGAAATGCCACCGCTGGATGACATCATCTTTTAAAACAAACCCCACAAAGGCTGGTTTTATAGCTTCAAACTTgcttatttacattattacatgaGTTTGTGTTAAAGTCATTGTGCATATGAAATAATGTTGTGAAAGCTTCACCAATAAAAATCCAAGTAGTCAGCACAATCATCACAATGCGACAAACTCATTgtagtgtttttagtttttattttttttgcacgacaacacaaacacaacaacaactaaaaagaagcaagtgaaataaataaataaaatatctcGGAGCTTATCGGAGGAATCTCACCTCAATGAACATTGTAAGCAAATACAAAaatcttatattatatatataatattgaaatGAATAGTGAATTTACTTCAATATGATGCATGCTGAgaggtgttgctgctgtcctCTAATCAGCAGGTTGTTCCCAGTTGAGAGTCTATAATAATCTGTATATGTATGATGCAGTTTGCCTTTTGTGAACCAGTCAAGAGTTTCTGATCCTACGCATCTGTCACTAAGACTTGAATGTATCAATGATGTTTATTTATGAATGATTTCTATATTTAGATCCTCAGCCCCAAAGTAAGTAGGGGTTCCCAAACCACTAAAGGCCTGCCTCCCAGCAACCAGCCCCGCTGAGTTTTAGTTCACGTGTAACAAGAAAATCtataaatgtaatgaaatataaGCTCATCAGCAGGTTTAAACAAGCAATCTGTGAATTGGCTTTTTGGTTGATGGAAGAATAATGGGTCTATGGAGGAACATAGTAGTTATTTtataactacaacaaagacGTTGAGCTTCTCAGCTGGGATCCAGACTTCTAGTCTCACTGTGTTCCAACCCGCTGTGCTCAGGTGCAGTCCGATGGGATCCACTCCACTCCCCTCAACCTGGCCGTGTACTGGAAGTGTGCGGCGAGCACGTCCGACCTGCGGGTGGACTACCGCTACAACCCGGAGTCCATGGTCTCGCCCGGTCCGCTGTCCAACGTCCAGATCTTAGTGCCCGTCGACGGAGAGGTCACCAACATGCAGTCGCTGCCCAACTCCAACTGGTAAAGGAAACGTGGCGCTCGTTGGACTTCAGCACGAGTCCTCTTATAGTTCAACGGGAGACGcttatttctttctcttatttTAGGAACCCGGAGCAGAATAAGTGCCTGTGGAAGCTCAGCGACATCTCCGAAAAGTCTGACAATGAAGGTAAATCGTCTTCTTCTCTTCATGTACGTTTATTCTAGTTTTTCTAGTAAGAATGAGCATAACGTTTTCTTATTGCTGCCGactgttttacaaaaaaaagaaagaaaaccatgaCGAAGATGAGTTTGTCTTTTAACTATGCGGCGCAGTCATTTATATCTACGAATATACACTCGTACGTATCCCACGAACTCACAAACACAGGAACCTGCAGGAGAGGGGCGCGAGAGCTCCGTCACCCAGGAGGCCCCGCGTGAAACGAGAAGTCAATGTAGATTTAGTttgtcacaaaaataatatCTAGAATAGACAGTTTTCAGAAGCGTTGTCTGAGGACACGTTGAGGACAAGTGCAGCAAAGGACTCCTCGTCTACGTCGATGTGAGTTCTGGTTTGCAACCACATTCAACGCCCCTGCGGCCAAGTgagtgcatttgtttgtgtttgccgCGCAGGCGCCGGGTCCCTGAGGGCCAAGTTTGAACTGTCGGATGGACCGTCCAACCCCACCACCCTGGCAGTGCAGTTCATGAGTGAGGGGAGCACCCTGTCAGGAGTGGACATGGAGCTGCAGGGGCCCGGATACAGACTCTCTCTCAACAAGAAGAGATTTGCCACAGGTAGGGATCACCCACGCGACCCCAGTCGATCACATTCAACTGCTTCGAACGCCTCATAACTGCACGCCCGTTGTTTCTGTTGCGCAGGACGCTACATGGCAGACTGCTGAGGTCACCGGCCACTCTGGTTCtccagagaaacacaaagacaagacTTCCCGAGCCTCTGGATCCATCTGAGCTTTGGCGAGAAATCTCACTACAATAAAACAGCACTGAGTATTGAACActgttaaagaaaaagaaaagaagactaAAGATGAGCTTTCAGGAAACGTGTAGATATGAAATCTGATAATGCTTTCTGATCAATTCACTTTTGTATAGTCCGAAACAATTTATGGATTAGATATAAATCTATATTGTATTTGaaatcacaaagaaaaaaagtgcaCTAACAATCTTTCAGacgctcttcttcctctttataTTCGTCTCTCAAGAGCTTTTAAGGAATATAAAACAAACCCGTGTCCAtgtggaaaagaggaaaaaaagcttcCTTCCTCTGAACTGTAAATATTAGCACCGATCATTCTGCTCAACCAGCTCAACACTCAAATCAGTTTTGTTTACTGATCTTTTCCTGctcaacatttgtctttttttctgcacgTGCAATGAAGCAATGACGGTAGAATCTGTCTGAAACAGAGCTCACACACTTATGGCACAAGATGGATCTCTTAAAATCACGTCGAAGTGCTTTCAAACTATATGCCTCCTCTTATACCGCGGATCAACAGGCAACACGAGTGCATCGATGTTTTATCCAAATGTGGGTTTCAAAGATTTAAGCAACATTTCTCTGTGGTCAAATATATggggtgtttttaaaaaatatttttaacaaTCTCCCTGATTGGGGGTCTGTGATCCGTggggtctttttttcttctttttttttttaattcccctcTCAGTCATGGCTTGTACTTGTAAAGTGTTtaagccttcttttttttctttttttttatactttatgaAAGAAATCTCTGCTATCTTGACTGTAAAAACGTTGTAAAATGTTTAGctgcttaaaaaagaaaagaaaaaaagaatcaagtAACACCACCAAAAATTAACCTGCAGCTTGTTTTTGTAAAActggcagtgttttttttttttttaaatcacactttTGTGCCACTTTTAATAGAAAAAATGTGCCTgaatcaaactttttttttaaaatgttattctaCAGCACAGTTATTACAAATAGCACCAACAAAATGCCAGTTTTTTTACTCCTTTTTATCTGGATGTTGAAGGGAAAACGtctcctctttttaaaaacccGACCGTCTTCCAAAAAAATGAATGAGTCACGTTTGCCTTCTGCGATAGAGTCCGACCACCGGACTCTTTTTCTATCTCGTCTCTTTTCTACCCGACGCCCGTCGGTGGACCTGAACCTCTCATTCACTTTTCCAGTGAGCAAGTAGCACAACGAGGCCCAACCAGTGATGGGAATATGCCTTATATGCTGAGTAATCCAGTGTTGTTGACTGTCTGTGAGATATCGTGACACAGTGCGGTAGATCACCTTCCTGCCCCCCGCCTCTcacccagtgcatgctgggataagCCTCATGCAACTATCAGCAGCCGTAGAGAACGGACGGATAATTGCCCCGTTTGTACTCTCGGTGCTTCATTCTAGTCTTTTACTAATGAAGGCTGCTGCTGTAGGAGCTGTCATACTTCTTGACGGAGTAGTTttatgttcttgttgttgttgttgttgtttttttacccatTGACCTCAACCGTGTAATGATCCTTTTCAAATTGGTTAACTGATGCTGTGATGTTTCAGACACAGGCCAAATGACCTCTCAGATaagatttaaagaaaattaaCTTTTCACATCAGGCTTATTTTTTACTGTACGCTGTGCTACAGAGAAAGACTTAGTTTTTAAGTGTGTGGTCTCCAGGTGATTTAAAACTCATATCCATACTTGATTCATTGGTGTCTCACGTGATCTTTTTTATCTGATTTCATTCATCATATCTTCCTCGGGGGAGGGATTGTCTCCcatttgtaatgttttatataattCCGGTTTCAGATTTTGACAATAATAGAGAGGCAAACATTAACCTCAAATGGACGATGGAATTATCCATTTGAGTTGAGTTTGCTAAACCCTAAATTTTGTATCTCGCTCTGGACTTTAAATCAGCCAAATCTTTAAAAGGTATTTTGAAATGAATGAGTTTACATGAAATCTTAAAAATTGTACAGTTAGAAATCGGCAtgtcactttgtgttttttctcttaaTTAATTATGTCAGTTGGTAGTTTTAGTCAGATGAGACGaatgcatataaaaaaaaagaagagttcaCAGATTCAGTAATCGTGTTCAGTATTAGCAAGCTGGTTCTTGCTGTCTCTAAAAAAACTTACAAAATTAACTTCCaaggttccttttttttttgtcactttcACTTCCTTTATATGTTGTATTGAACAGAGTTTAAAGAGTGCAAAATTATGTAAATGATCCTCAtaaattgtacatttttacCAATATCTCAGCCACTTTTTGTCTCTACTTTATGATTTTTTCATTGTGcctgtattaaatgtgtaatatatgaatatatacaaatatattaaaatgactAAGCGTGTTTCGTGTGGTTTATTTTTTCGTCGCATCGTGAGGATACAGTGAGAGATgtcatacaatacaatatacaatgCGTCATCttattcatggtccccagagatGGAGCCTGGTGACCTGGCCCCTCCTCTATCGTCACCAGCATCATCCAGTGAAGTAGCTCAATGTCTACTAGTTGGATGAGCAAATTCaagatcatttttatttttggagcaTTATTGCTTTTATTGGACAGGAAACGGGGGTAAAGACATTGAAGCAAAGTCGTTTGATGG is a genomic window of Cyclopterus lumpus isolate fCycLum1 chromosome 12, fCycLum1.pri, whole genome shotgun sequence containing:
- the fcho2 gene encoding F-BAR domain only protein 2 isoform X2, with protein sequence MITPYFLENFWGDKNNGFDVLYHNMKHGQISSKELTDFIRERSTIEEAYARSMTKLAKSAGNFSQLGTFAPVWDVFKTSTEKLASCHMELVRKLQELIKEVQKYVEEQAKAHKKTKEEVASTLEAVQNIQTTSQALLKSREIYNAKTVEQERLRKEGATQRDVDKAGVKAKKATETYKSYVEKYAAAKSEFEQKMAETAQKFQDIEENHIHHMKEIIQSYSRSVDETHVQIGEVHTEFVRNIENTSVESLIHKLAESKGTGKERPGPIEFEECNAAIATEGAKPRKRKPFGIPGRRKDKDTDSTESTEVEPANTANGAPPGYYGAIDIQNANVPQVDADGFCIRPEGNENNAKENSFYSSSDSEDEDEPRKFHVEIKPVQPNNDTHQNRATIDELKASIGNIILSPSTSAQMRRNQSSDELGRTRVPTPYELTNNDLLSLDPFGPTLAAGSSSSVSSSTAEAVTQRERPPPLAESQQSKDVSSFSSSTSSPWDSPETPFQTLKPEPARARSAPITLPTEPIDPVKSPAAASPPKSGNAVSSVSSVSWSQSQWIAFSDNLAPARRRGSEPPAKNPQGPQSGSGRSCCLLSDESAEAFCKAAGGGGDGNPCFSGVFSGITDRAMAAAPSSKIFNVPVPNRPTTPLTAGGLVPPPRPSSRPKLPTGKLTGINEIVRPFSPPKTSNASPPPAAPLARAESSSSLSSNASLSAGNTPTVGAEYTFALPLSSPEPELLSLSPFFLLSQRTSRGPSPVTLASLDALPIAVAFTESVNAYFKGADPTKCIVKITGDMTLSFPMGIIKVFTTNPSPAVLTFKLKNTSRLEQILPNQQLLYSDPSQSDSNSKDFWFNMQALTSYLRKSSDQNPTASYYNVDVLKYQVQSDGIHSTPLNLAVYWKCAASTSDLRVDYRYNPESMVSPGPLSNVQILVPVDGEVTNMQSLPNSNWNPEQNKCLWKLSDISEKSDNEGAGSLRAKFELSDGPSNPTTLAVQFMSEGSTLSGVDMELQGPGYRLSLNKKRFATGRYMADC
- the fcho2 gene encoding F-BAR domain only protein 2 isoform X1 — its product is MITPYFLENFWGDKNNGFDVLYHNMKHGQISSKELTDFIRERSTIEEAYARSMTKLAKSAGNFSQLGTFAPVWDVFKTSTEKLASCHMELVRKLQELIKEVQKYVEEQAKAHKKTKEEVASTLEAVQNIQTTSQALLKSREIYNAKTVEQERLRKEGATQRDVDKAGVKAKKATETYKSYVEKYAAAKSEFEQKMAETAQKFQDIEENHIHHMKEIIQSYSRSVDETHVQIGEVHTEFVRNIENTSVESLIHKLAESKGTGKERPGPIEFEECNAAIATEGAKPRKRKPFGIPGRRKDKDTDSTESTEVEPANTANGAPPGYYGAIDIQNANVPQVDADGFCIRPEGNENNAKENSFYSSSDSEDEDEPRKFHVEIKPVQPNNDTHQNRATIDELKASIGNIILSPSTSAQMRRNQSRITRASSLGSKAQGDELGRTRVPTPYELTNNDLLSLDPFGPTLAAGSSSSVSSSTAEAVTQRERPPPLAESQQSKDVSSFSSSTSSPWDSPETPFQTLKPEPARARSAPITLPTEPIDPVKSPAAASPPKSGNAVSSVSSVSWSQSQWIAFSDNLAPARRRGSEPPAKNPQGPQSGSGRSCCLLSDESAEAFCKAAGGGGDGNPCFSGVFSGITDRAMAAAPSSKIFNVPVPNRPTTPLTAGGLVPPPRPSSRPKLPTGKLTGINEIVRPFSPPKTSNASPPPAAPLARAESSSSLSSNASLSAGNTPTVGAEYTFALPLSSPEPELLSLSPFFLLSQRTSRGPSPVTLASLDALPIAVAFTESVNAYFKGADPTKCIVKITGDMTLSFPMGIIKVFTTNPSPAVLTFKLKNTSRLEQILPNQQLLYSDPSQSDSNSKDFWFNMQALTSYLRKSSDQNPTASYYNVDVLKYQVQSDGIHSTPLNLAVYWKCAASTSDLRVDYRYNPESMVSPGPLSNVQILVPVDGEVTNMQSLPNSNWNPEQNKCLWKLSDISEKSDNEGAGSLRAKFELSDGPSNPTTLAVQFMSEGSTLSGVDMELQGPGYRLSLNKKRFATGRYMADC